In Equus caballus isolate H_3958 breed thoroughbred chromosome 7, TB-T2T, whole genome shotgun sequence, one DNA window encodes the following:
- the LOC100054490 gene encoding E3 ubiquitin-protein ligase TRIM22 isoform X2 yields the protein MASGILVGIKEEVTCPICLELLTKPLSLDCGHNFCQACITANKDSRIDQGAERRCPVCQIPYKPGNLKPNRPMANIVERLREVKLRPEEEQKRDLCVRHEEKLLLFCKEDGKVICRLCERSQEHRDHQTFLVEEVVQEYQEKLQAALERMRKEQQEVEMLEANVREETASWKNQIESETQRIQAGFKQLRGILDDEEQKELLKLKNETGDVLHNLAEAENELVEQRQLVSSVISDLEHRLQGSALEMLQDVNGILQRSETWTLKEPKMVSRKTKCAFRVPDLSGMLQVFKVNVTLRPTSSSNIVISADQRRVRIMQPVTSGDTGSYDFSVFDAVGLQSFSSGKFYWEVDVSKKIAWILGVCNHKFYHARRLFYQLKLRKENRLKVYSKFRPRAGCWVIGLQDESAYNAFEDSSTSGYHVLTLSVPVPPHRVGVFLDYEGGSVSFFNVTNHGSLIYKFSKCCFSQAVCPYFNPWNCPRPIILCPPSS from the exons ATGGCTTCAGGAATCTTGGTGGGCATAAAGGAGGAGGTGACCTGCCCCATCTGCCTGGAGCTCCTGACAAAACCCCTGAGCCTAGACTGTGGCCACAACTTCTGTCAAGCCTGCATCACTGCAAACAAAGACTCCAGGATTGaccaaggagcagagagaaggtgcCCTGTGTGCCAAATCCCTTACAAGCCTGGGAACCTGAAGCCTAATCGGCCCATGGCCAACATAGtggagaggctcagggaggtcaagTTGAGGCCAGAAGAGGAGCAGAAAAGAGATCTTTGTGTACGTCATGAAGAGAAACTCCTGCTCTTCTGTAAGGAGGATGGGAAGGTCATTTGCCGGCTTTGTGAGCGCTCTCAGGAACACCGTGACCACCAAACATTCCTCGTAGAGGAGGTTGTGCAGGAGTACCAG GAGAAGCTCCAGGCTGCTCTAGAGAGGATGAGGAAGGAGCAGCAGGAAGTTGAGATGTTGGAAGCTAATGTGAGAGAGGAGACAGCTTCCTGGAAG AATCAAATAGAAAGTGAGACACAACGTATCCAGGCAGGGTTTAAACAACTGAGAGGTATCCTGGACGATGAGGAGCAGAAGGAGCTACTAAAGCTGAAGAATGAGACAGGAGACGTTCTACACAACCTGGCAGAGGCTGAGAATGAGCTGGTGGAGCAGAGGCAGTTGGTGAGCTCTGTCATCTCAGATCTGGAGCATCGCTTGCAGGGGTCAGCACTGGAGATGCTGCAG gATGTAAATGGCATCCTGCAAAG GAGTGAAACCTGGACCTTGAAAGAACCAAAAATGGTTTCCAGGAAAACGAAGTGTGCATTCCGAGTTCCAGATCTGAGCGGGATGCTGCAAGtgtttaaag TGAACGTGACGCTGAGACCAACTAGCTCTAGTAACATTGTTATATCTGCGGATCAGAGACGAGTGAGAATTATGCAACCTGTTACATCTGGGGATACAGGTTCatatgatttttctgtttttgatgcCGTGGGCCTCCAAAGTTTCTCCTCAGGGAAATTTTATTGGGAAGTAGATGTGTCTAAAAAGATTGCCTGGATCCTGGGGGTATGCAATCATAAATTTTACCACGCAAGAAGATTATTTTATCAGTTGAAGCTCAGAAAAGAAAATCGTCTAAAAGTTTACTCCAAATTCAGACCTCGAGCTGGCTGCTGGGTTATAGGATTACAGGATGAATCTGCGTACAATGCCTTTGAGGACTCTTCCACCTCTGGTTACCATGTCTTGACTCTTTCCGTGCCTGTTCCTCCCCATCGTGTTGGGGTTTTCCTAGACTATGAAGGAGGCAGTGTCTCATTTTTCAATGTCAC
- the LOC100054490 gene encoding tripartite motif-containing protein 5 isoform X5: MASGILVGIKEEVTCPICLELLTKPLSLDCGHNFCQACITANKDSRIDQGAERRCPVCQIPYKPGNLKPNRPMANIVERLREVKLRPEEEQKRDLCVRHEEKLLLFCKEDGKVICRLCERSQEHRDHQTFLVEEVVQEYQEKLQAALERMRKEQQEVEMLEANVREETASWKNQIESETQRIQAGFKQLRGILDDEEQKELLKLKNETGDVLHNLAEAENELVEQRQLVSSVISDLEHRLQGSALEMLQDVNGILQRSETWTLKEPKMVSRKTKCAFRVPDLSGMLQVFKELTEAQCYWVNVTLRPTSSSNIVISADQRRVRIMQPVTSGDTGVRP; encoded by the exons ATGGCTTCAGGAATCTTGGTGGGCATAAAGGAGGAGGTGACCTGCCCCATCTGCCTGGAGCTCCTGACAAAACCCCTGAGCCTAGACTGTGGCCACAACTTCTGTCAAGCCTGCATCACTGCAAACAAAGACTCCAGGATTGaccaaggagcagagagaaggtgcCCTGTGTGCCAAATCCCTTACAAGCCTGGGAACCTGAAGCCTAATCGGCCCATGGCCAACATAGtggagaggctcagggaggtcaagTTGAGGCCAGAAGAGGAGCAGAAAAGAGATCTTTGTGTACGTCATGAAGAGAAACTCCTGCTCTTCTGTAAGGAGGATGGGAAGGTCATTTGCCGGCTTTGTGAGCGCTCTCAGGAACACCGTGACCACCAAACATTCCTCGTAGAGGAGGTTGTGCAGGAGTACCAG GAGAAGCTCCAGGCTGCTCTAGAGAGGATGAGGAAGGAGCAGCAGGAAGTTGAGATGTTGGAAGCTAATGTGAGAGAGGAGACAGCTTCCTGGAAG AATCAAATAGAAAGTGAGACACAACGTATCCAGGCAGGGTTTAAACAACTGAGAGGTATCCTGGACGATGAGGAGCAGAAGGAGCTACTAAAGCTGAAGAATGAGACAGGAGACGTTCTACACAACCTGGCAGAGGCTGAGAATGAGCTGGTGGAGCAGAGGCAGTTGGTGAGCTCTGTCATCTCAGATCTGGAGCATCGCTTGCAGGGGTCAGCACTGGAGATGCTGCAG gATGTAAATGGCATCCTGCAAAG GAGTGAAACCTGGACCTTGAAAGAACCAAAAATGGTTTCCAGGAAAACGAAGTGTGCATTCCGAGTTCCAGATCTGAGCGGGATGCTGCAAGtgtttaaag AGCTCACAGAGGCCCAATGCTACTGGG TGAACGTGACGCTGAGACCAACTAGCTCTAGTAACATTGTTATATCTGCGGATCAGAGACGAGTGAGAATTATGCAACCTGTTACATCTGGGGATACAG
- the LOC100054490 gene encoding tripartite motif-containing protein 5 isoform X7 codes for MASGILVGIKEEVTCPICLELLTKPLSLDCGHNFCQACITANKDSRIDQGAERRCPVCQIPYKPGNLKPNRPMANIVERLREVKLRPEEEQKRDLCVRHEEKLLLFCKEDGKVICRLCERSQEHRDHQTFLVEEVVQEYQEKLQAALERMRKEQQEVEMLEANVREETASWKNQIESETQRIQAGFKQLRGILDDEEQKELLKLKNETGDVLHNLAEAENELVEQRQLVSSVISDLEHRLQGSALEMLQDVNGILQRSETWTLKEPKMVSRKTKCAFRVPDLSGMLQVFKGVRP; via the exons ATGGCTTCAGGAATCTTGGTGGGCATAAAGGAGGAGGTGACCTGCCCCATCTGCCTGGAGCTCCTGACAAAACCCCTGAGCCTAGACTGTGGCCACAACTTCTGTCAAGCCTGCATCACTGCAAACAAAGACTCCAGGATTGaccaaggagcagagagaaggtgcCCTGTGTGCCAAATCCCTTACAAGCCTGGGAACCTGAAGCCTAATCGGCCCATGGCCAACATAGtggagaggctcagggaggtcaagTTGAGGCCAGAAGAGGAGCAGAAAAGAGATCTTTGTGTACGTCATGAAGAGAAACTCCTGCTCTTCTGTAAGGAGGATGGGAAGGTCATTTGCCGGCTTTGTGAGCGCTCTCAGGAACACCGTGACCACCAAACATTCCTCGTAGAGGAGGTTGTGCAGGAGTACCAG GAGAAGCTCCAGGCTGCTCTAGAGAGGATGAGGAAGGAGCAGCAGGAAGTTGAGATGTTGGAAGCTAATGTGAGAGAGGAGACAGCTTCCTGGAAG AATCAAATAGAAAGTGAGACACAACGTATCCAGGCAGGGTTTAAACAACTGAGAGGTATCCTGGACGATGAGGAGCAGAAGGAGCTACTAAAGCTGAAGAATGAGACAGGAGACGTTCTACACAACCTGGCAGAGGCTGAGAATGAGCTGGTGGAGCAGAGGCAGTTGGTGAGCTCTGTCATCTCAGATCTGGAGCATCGCTTGCAGGGGTCAGCACTGGAGATGCTGCAG gATGTAAATGGCATCCTGCAAAG GAGTGAAACCTGGACCTTGAAAGAACCAAAAATGGTTTCCAGGAAAACGAAGTGTGCATTCCGAGTTCCAGATCTGAGCGGGATGCTGCAAGtgtttaaag
- the LOC100054490 gene encoding E3 ubiquitin-protein ligase TRIM22 isoform X1 yields the protein MASGILVGIKEEVTCPICLELLTKPLSLDCGHNFCQACITANKDSRIDQGAERRCPVCQIPYKPGNLKPNRPMANIVERLREVKLRPEEEQKRDLCVRHEEKLLLFCKEDGKVICRLCERSQEHRDHQTFLVEEVVQEYQEKLQAALERMRKEQQEVEMLEANVREETASWKNQIESETQRIQAGFKQLRGILDDEEQKELLKLKNETGDVLHNLAEAENELVEQRQLVSSVISDLEHRLQGSALEMLQDVNGILQRSETWTLKEPKMVSRKTKCAFRVPDLSGMLQVFKELTEAQCYWVNVTLRPTSSSNIVISADQRRVRIMQPVTSGDTGSYDFSVFDAVGLQSFSSGKFYWEVDVSKKIAWILGVCNHKFYHARRLFYQLKLRKENRLKVYSKFRPRAGCWVIGLQDESAYNAFEDSSTSGYHVLTLSVPVPPHRVGVFLDYEGGSVSFFNVTNHGSLIYKFSKCCFSQAVCPYFNPWNCPRPIILCPPSS from the exons ATGGCTTCAGGAATCTTGGTGGGCATAAAGGAGGAGGTGACCTGCCCCATCTGCCTGGAGCTCCTGACAAAACCCCTGAGCCTAGACTGTGGCCACAACTTCTGTCAAGCCTGCATCACTGCAAACAAAGACTCCAGGATTGaccaaggagcagagagaaggtgcCCTGTGTGCCAAATCCCTTACAAGCCTGGGAACCTGAAGCCTAATCGGCCCATGGCCAACATAGtggagaggctcagggaggtcaagTTGAGGCCAGAAGAGGAGCAGAAAAGAGATCTTTGTGTACGTCATGAAGAGAAACTCCTGCTCTTCTGTAAGGAGGATGGGAAGGTCATTTGCCGGCTTTGTGAGCGCTCTCAGGAACACCGTGACCACCAAACATTCCTCGTAGAGGAGGTTGTGCAGGAGTACCAG GAGAAGCTCCAGGCTGCTCTAGAGAGGATGAGGAAGGAGCAGCAGGAAGTTGAGATGTTGGAAGCTAATGTGAGAGAGGAGACAGCTTCCTGGAAG AATCAAATAGAAAGTGAGACACAACGTATCCAGGCAGGGTTTAAACAACTGAGAGGTATCCTGGACGATGAGGAGCAGAAGGAGCTACTAAAGCTGAAGAATGAGACAGGAGACGTTCTACACAACCTGGCAGAGGCTGAGAATGAGCTGGTGGAGCAGAGGCAGTTGGTGAGCTCTGTCATCTCAGATCTGGAGCATCGCTTGCAGGGGTCAGCACTGGAGATGCTGCAG gATGTAAATGGCATCCTGCAAAG GAGTGAAACCTGGACCTTGAAAGAACCAAAAATGGTTTCCAGGAAAACGAAGTGTGCATTCCGAGTTCCAGATCTGAGCGGGATGCTGCAAGtgtttaaag AGCTCACAGAGGCCCAATGCTACTGGG TGAACGTGACGCTGAGACCAACTAGCTCTAGTAACATTGTTATATCTGCGGATCAGAGACGAGTGAGAATTATGCAACCTGTTACATCTGGGGATACAGGTTCatatgatttttctgtttttgatgcCGTGGGCCTCCAAAGTTTCTCCTCAGGGAAATTTTATTGGGAAGTAGATGTGTCTAAAAAGATTGCCTGGATCCTGGGGGTATGCAATCATAAATTTTACCACGCAAGAAGATTATTTTATCAGTTGAAGCTCAGAAAAGAAAATCGTCTAAAAGTTTACTCCAAATTCAGACCTCGAGCTGGCTGCTGGGTTATAGGATTACAGGATGAATCTGCGTACAATGCCTTTGAGGACTCTTCCACCTCTGGTTACCATGTCTTGACTCTTTCCGTGCCTGTTCCTCCCCATCGTGTTGGGGTTTTCCTAGACTATGAAGGAGGCAGTGTCTCATTTTTCAATGTCAC
- the LOC100054490 gene encoding tripartite motif-containing protein 5 isoform X6, which produces MASGILVGIKEEVTCPICLELLTKPLSLDCGHNFCQACITANKDSRIDQGAERRCPVCQIPYKPGNLKPNRPMANIVERLREVKLRPEEEQKRDLCVRHEEKLLLFCKEDGKVICRLCERSQEHRDHQTFLVEEVVQEYQEKLQAALERMRKEQQEVEMLEANVREETASWKNQIESETQRIQAGFKQLRGILDDEEQKELLKLKNETGDVLHNLAEAENELVEQRQLVSSVISDLEHRLQGSALEMLQDVNGILQRSETWTLKEPKMVSRKTKCAFRVPDLSGMLQVFKVNVTLRPTSSSNIVISADQRRVRIMQPVTSGDTGVRP; this is translated from the exons ATGGCTTCAGGAATCTTGGTGGGCATAAAGGAGGAGGTGACCTGCCCCATCTGCCTGGAGCTCCTGACAAAACCCCTGAGCCTAGACTGTGGCCACAACTTCTGTCAAGCCTGCATCACTGCAAACAAAGACTCCAGGATTGaccaaggagcagagagaaggtgcCCTGTGTGCCAAATCCCTTACAAGCCTGGGAACCTGAAGCCTAATCGGCCCATGGCCAACATAGtggagaggctcagggaggtcaagTTGAGGCCAGAAGAGGAGCAGAAAAGAGATCTTTGTGTACGTCATGAAGAGAAACTCCTGCTCTTCTGTAAGGAGGATGGGAAGGTCATTTGCCGGCTTTGTGAGCGCTCTCAGGAACACCGTGACCACCAAACATTCCTCGTAGAGGAGGTTGTGCAGGAGTACCAG GAGAAGCTCCAGGCTGCTCTAGAGAGGATGAGGAAGGAGCAGCAGGAAGTTGAGATGTTGGAAGCTAATGTGAGAGAGGAGACAGCTTCCTGGAAG AATCAAATAGAAAGTGAGACACAACGTATCCAGGCAGGGTTTAAACAACTGAGAGGTATCCTGGACGATGAGGAGCAGAAGGAGCTACTAAAGCTGAAGAATGAGACAGGAGACGTTCTACACAACCTGGCAGAGGCTGAGAATGAGCTGGTGGAGCAGAGGCAGTTGGTGAGCTCTGTCATCTCAGATCTGGAGCATCGCTTGCAGGGGTCAGCACTGGAGATGCTGCAG gATGTAAATGGCATCCTGCAAAG GAGTGAAACCTGGACCTTGAAAGAACCAAAAATGGTTTCCAGGAAAACGAAGTGTGCATTCCGAGTTCCAGATCTGAGCGGGATGCTGCAAGtgtttaaag TGAACGTGACGCTGAGACCAACTAGCTCTAGTAACATTGTTATATCTGCGGATCAGAGACGAGTGAGAATTATGCAACCTGTTACATCTGGGGATACAG
- the LOC100054490 gene encoding tripartite motif-containing protein 5 isoform X8 — MASGILVGIKEEVTCPICLELLTKPLSLDCGHNFCQACITANKDSRIDQGAERRCPVCQIPYKPGNLKPNRPMANIVERLREVKLRPEEEQKRDLCVRHEEKLLLFCKEDGKVICRLCERSQEHRDHQTFLVEEVVQEYQEKLQAALERMRKEQQEVEMLEANVREETASWKNQIESETQRIQAGFKQLRGILDDEEQKELLKLKNETGDVLHNLAEAENELVEQRQLVSSVISDLEHRLQGSALEMLQDVNGILQRLFSEEYFSASMDER, encoded by the exons ATGGCTTCAGGAATCTTGGTGGGCATAAAGGAGGAGGTGACCTGCCCCATCTGCCTGGAGCTCCTGACAAAACCCCTGAGCCTAGACTGTGGCCACAACTTCTGTCAAGCCTGCATCACTGCAAACAAAGACTCCAGGATTGaccaaggagcagagagaaggtgcCCTGTGTGCCAAATCCCTTACAAGCCTGGGAACCTGAAGCCTAATCGGCCCATGGCCAACATAGtggagaggctcagggaggtcaagTTGAGGCCAGAAGAGGAGCAGAAAAGAGATCTTTGTGTACGTCATGAAGAGAAACTCCTGCTCTTCTGTAAGGAGGATGGGAAGGTCATTTGCCGGCTTTGTGAGCGCTCTCAGGAACACCGTGACCACCAAACATTCCTCGTAGAGGAGGTTGTGCAGGAGTACCAG GAGAAGCTCCAGGCTGCTCTAGAGAGGATGAGGAAGGAGCAGCAGGAAGTTGAGATGTTGGAAGCTAATGTGAGAGAGGAGACAGCTTCCTGGAAG AATCAAATAGAAAGTGAGACACAACGTATCCAGGCAGGGTTTAAACAACTGAGAGGTATCCTGGACGATGAGGAGCAGAAGGAGCTACTAAAGCTGAAGAATGAGACAGGAGACGTTCTACACAACCTGGCAGAGGCTGAGAATGAGCTGGTGGAGCAGAGGCAGTTGGTGAGCTCTGTCATCTCAGATCTGGAGCATCGCTTGCAGGGGTCAGCACTGGAGATGCTGCAG gATGTAAATGGCATCCTGCAAAG GCTCTTCAGTGAAGAGTATTTCAGTGCATCAATGGATGAAAGGTGA